A window from Citrus sinensis cultivar Valencia sweet orange chromosome 3, DVS_A1.0, whole genome shotgun sequence encodes these proteins:
- the LOC102608917 gene encoding piezo-type mechanosensitive ion channel homolog isoform X7: MCILHYVLMLALIFNCCFCSPHKISGVRHSNVLLRGAVFRTFSINFFTYGFPVSLFALSFWSFHFASICAFGLLAYVGYILYAFPSLFHLHRLNGLLLVFILLWAVSTYIFNVAFSFLNWKLWKDMEIWEMVGLWHYPIPGFFLLAQFCLGVLVALGNLVNNSVFVYLSGEDGRSSSETSTVEVREETKVLIVATIAWGLRKCSRAIMLALIGLLAMKPGFIHAIYMIFFLIYLLSHNVSRKIRESLILLCEAHFALLYLLRIDLISNALRQKDSLSMEILSQLGLLNHDSSWDFLEIALLACFCAIHNHGFQTLFSFSAIVQHTSSPPVGFSILKAGLNKSVLLSVYSASTAKYSHDNSSYERRIASFLSAIGQKILSMYRSCGTYIAFLTILLTVYMVRPNYISFGYIFLLLVWIIGRQLVEKSKRRLWFPLKLYAITVFVFSYSLSCFSSFELWLSRLIDLYFYLDYDSEASLLENVWESIAVLIVMQLYSYERRQSRHYRQDDPNLLDSGLLGFIKRFLVCHSQKILFLAVFYASLSPISALGLVYLLGLVICSTLPKASRIPSKSFLVYTGFLVTIEYLFQMWGKQAGMFPGQKHSDLSLFLGLRVYEPSFWGIELGLRGKVMVIVACTLQYNIFRWLEKTPSSSLNKGKWEEPCPLFVSSEDAFINGPHPNEEDKLLSDSGTRSMKREVAASNSWPSFTSVLTQTPNSVSSKRGESEASSTRKFSFGYFWGGAKESHKWNKKRILTLRKERFETQKTLLKIYLKFWMENLFNLFGLEINMIVLLLASFALLNAISLLYTALLAACVLLNWHFIRKLWPMFVFLFATILILEYLALWKNMSLNQHNPSENNVRCHDCSRSSAQHFQYCGNCWLGLVVDDPRTLISYFAVFMLACFKLRADLLSSFSGSSTYRQMMSQRKNTFVLRDLSFETKSMWTFLDYLKLYCYCHLLDLVLVLILITGTLEYDILHLGYLAFALTFFRMRLEILKKKNKIFKFLRIYNFVLIILSLAYQSPFVGEFSAGKCETIDYIFEMIGFYKYDYGFRITARSALVEIIIFMLVSLQSYMFSSQEFDYVSRYLEAEQIGAVVCEQERKAAWKTAQLQHIRESEEKIRQRNMQVEKMKSEMLNLQTQLHSMNSIANCNTTSPDTEGLRRRNTPLTSNWESRTPDKGEGLIRKQEQIIKEELQFPLEVHEFPAVVHMDNLMGVVSPKDSVGSPPCEINEIELDVADSADFDSNRSIKAKENPLKSAVQLLGDGVSQVQSIGNQAVNNLVSFLNITPEDSDMNELSSAEDEAYDEMESQKKRYVSLDRSYSLQSDKSSDATSLQIGRIFRYIWSQMRSNNDVVCYCCFVLVFIWNFSLLSMVYLAALFLYALCVHTGPSSIFWIIMLIYTEMYILVQYLYQIIIQHCGLSIDSDLLQALGFPDPAHKITSSFVVNAVPLFLVYFFTLLQSSITAKDSEWMPSTDFISRRRDALYRKEVLVNYSWSKKAQELLQQMINMVKLIIRRFFRYWKSLTRGAESPPYFVQLSMDVNLWPEDGIQPEKIESGINQVLKIVHDERCKEKNPSDCPFASRVNIQSIERSQEKPNIALVVLEVVYASPLTGCASAEWYKSLTPAADVAKEIRKAQSLGLFEQLRFPYPLLSIIGGGKREIDLYAYIFGADLTVFFLVAIFYQSIIKHNSELLDVYQLEDQFPKEFVFILMIIFFLIVLDRIIYLCSFAVGKVIFYLFNLILFTYSVIEYAWNMEASHQRAGEFALRAIFLAKAVSLSLQAIQIRYGIPHKSTLYRQFLTSEVSRINYFGYRLYRALPFLYELRCVLDWSCTSTSLTMYDWLKLEDINASLYLVKCDAVLNRAKNKQGEKQTIMTKCCNGICLFFVLICVIWAPMLMYSSGNPTNIANPIKDASVQIDINTRGGKLTLYHTTLCEKIPWDVLDSDVNLGQGFLETYNTHDIQLICCQPDASVLWLVPGLVQTRFIHSLGWHMGMDIRFTWVLTRDRPKGKEVVKYENHVDPLDLPKPSDVISVLNGSTNSFRVKNIYPRYFRVTASGDVRPFEQEVYAVSADLVMNRADSEWWSFHNINASDIKGCEGLSGPMAIIVSEETPPQGILGDTLSKFSIWGLYITFVLAVGRFIRLQCSDLRMRIPFENLPSCDRLIAICEDIYSARAEGEHEVEEVLYWTLVKIYRSPHMLLEFTKPD, encoded by the exons ATG TGCATTCTGCATTATGTGCTGATGCTTGCACTCATCTTCAATTGTTGCTTTTGTTCGCCACACAAGAT ATCTGGCGTGAGGCATTCAAATGTTTTGTTAAGgggagcagtttttcgaacaTTTAGCATCAACTTCTTCACTTATGGTTTTCCG GTCTCACTGTTTGCTCTTTCTTTTTGGAGCTTCCATTTTGCAAGTATATGTGCATTTGGACTTCTTGCTTATGTTGGCTATATTTTATATGCCTTCCCTTCTTTATTCCACTTGCACCGGTTAAATGGACTGCTGCTTGTCTTTATTCTCTTGTGGGCTGTTAGCACATATATCTTCAACGtagcattttctttcttgaatTGGAAGCTTTGGAAG GACATGGAAATCTGGGAGATGGTTGGGCTGTGGCATTATCCCATTCCTGGGTTCTTCCTGCTTGCTCAGTTCTGCCTTGGGGTTTTGGTTGCTTTAGGTAATCTCGTGAACAACTCTGTTTTTGTCTACTTGTCTGGTGAGGATGGGCGATCTTCCAGTGAAACCTCAACAGTAGAAG TGAGAGAAGAGACCAAGGTATTGATTGTGGCCACGATTGCCTGGGGATTGCGCAAATGTTCTCGGGCAATCATGCTTGCACTCATAGGCCTCCTTGCCATGAAGCCTGGTTTCATACATGCTATATATA TGATATTCTTTCTGATATATCTTTTAAGCCACAACGTCAGCAGAAAGATACGCGAGTCTTTGATTCTTCTATGTGAAGCTCATTTTGCACTCTTGTACCTTCTTCGGATTGATTTGATCTCTAATGCTTTGCGGCAAAAAGACTCTTTAAGTATGGAAATTCTATCACAGCTTG GTCTCTTGAATCATGACAGCTCCTGGGATTTCTTAGAAATAGCTTTGCTTGCTTGTTTCTGTGCAATTCACAACCATGGTTTTCAAACGCTATTTTCATTCTCGGCCATCGTGCAGCATACGTCTAGCCCTCCAGTTGGATTTAGCATATTAAAGGCTGGTCTGAACAAGTCAGTCCTCTTGTCAGTGTACTCAGCCTCAACTGCAAAATACAGTCATGATAATTCCTCTTAtg AGAGAAGGATAGCATCGTTCCTTAGTGCAATTGGGCAGAAGATTTTATCTATGTACCGATCATGCGGAACCTACATTGCTTTTCTCACTATTCTCCTCACAGTATACATGGTGAGACCCAATTATATATCATTTGGGTACATTTTCCTTCTGCTTGTGTGGATAATTGGAAGACAACTTGTTGAGAAATCAAAAAGACGCTTATGGtttccattaaaattatatgctaTCACGGTGTTTGTCTTCTCTTATAGCTTGAGCTGTTTCTCCAGCTTTGAGCTGTGGTTATCCAGGTTGATAGATCTGTATTTTTACTTGGATTACGATTCAGAAGCATCATTGCTGGAAAATGTTTGGGAATCTATAGCAGTCTTGATTGTGATGCAACTTTATAGCTATGAGAGGAGACAAAGCAGGCACTACAGGCAAGATGATCCCAATCTCTTGGATTCTGGGTTACTAGGTTTCATCAAACGGTTTCTAGTTTGTCACAGCCAGAAGATCTTGTTTTTGGCAGTGTTCTATGCCTCTTTATCTCCAATTAGTGCATTGGGTCTTGTTTATCTACTTGGACTTGTCATCTGTTCAACTTTACCTAAAGCTTCCCGGATCCCATCCAAATCATTCTTAGTTTACACAGGATTTCTAGTGACAATTGAGTATCTCTTTCAGATGTGGGGCAAGCAAGCCGGAATGTTTCCAGGGCAAAAGCACTCTGATTTGTCTCTTTTTTTGGGCTTGCGAGTATATGAGCCCAGTTTTTGGGGCATAGAATTGGGCTTGAGGGGAAAAGTGATGGTGATTGTTGCCTGTACTCTGCAGTACAATATCTTCCGTTGGTTGGAGAAGACTCCAAGTAGTAGTTTAAACAAAGGTAAGTGGGAAGAGCCTTGTCCATTGTTTGTGTCATCCGAAGATGCCTTTATTAATGGCCCCCATCCTAATGAGGAAGATAAGCTGTTGTCAGATTCAGGCACGCGCTCTATGAAACGAGAGGTGGCTGCAAGCAATTCTTGGCCTTCTTTCACTTCTGTTCTGACTCAAACACCTAATTCTGTGTCCTCTAAAAGAGGAGAGTCTGAGGCTAGTAGCactagaaaattttcatttggaTATTTCTGGGGAGGCGCCAAGGAGAGCCATAAGTGGAACAAGAAGCGGATCCTTACATTGAGAAAGGAGAGATTTGAAACACAAAAGACActcttgaaaatatatttgaagttttggatggaaaatttgtttaatcttTTTGGTCTCGAGATTAACATGATTGTGCTGCTTCTTGCCAGTTTTGCTCTGTTGAATGCCATTTCTTTGCTGTACACCGCACTGCTTGCTGCTTGTGTTCTTCTGAATTGGCATTTTATACGTAAATTGTGGCCTATGTTTGTCTTCTTATTTGCTACCATTCTAATCCTGGAGTACTTAGCCTTATGGAAGAATATGTCTCTAAATCAACATAATCCTAGTGAAAATAATGTACGTTGCCATGACTGCTCAAGAAGCTCAGCTCAACATTTCCAATACTGCGGGAATTGTTGGTTAG GACTAGTGGTTGATGATCCCCGGACGCTTATAAGCTATTTTGCAGTCTTCATGCTTGCTTGTTTCAAACTTCGTGCCGATCTATTGTCCAGCTTCTCTGGGTCCTCAACGTATCGTCAAATGATGTCCCAACGTAAAAACACATTTGTTTTGAGAGATCTTTCTTTTGAAACTAAAAGCATGTGGACCTTTCTCGACTATCTGAAGCTTTACTGTTATTGCCATCTACTGGACCTTGTGCTTGTACTGATTTTGATTACTGGTACCCTGGAGTATGACATTCTGCACCTTGGCTATCTTGCTTTTGCCCTTACATTCTTTCGGATGAGACTAGAAAtactaaagaaaaagaacaaaatattcAAGTTCTTGCGCATATACAATTTTGTCCTTATTATTCTTTCTCTTGCGTATCAATCTCCATTTGTAGGGGAATTCAGTGCAGGGAAGTGTGAGACAATAGACTATATCTTTGAGATGATTGGATTTTATAAGTATGACTATGGGTTTCGGATTACTGCAAGATCTGCACTTGTTgagattattatatttatgttgGTATCACTTCAGTCATATATGTTTTCCTCCCAGGAATTTGATTATGTCTCGCGATATCTTGAGGCAGAGCAAATTGGTGCCGTTGTGTGTGAACAAGAAAGGAAAGCTGCCTGGAAAACTGCACAATTACAACATATTCGTGAGTCTGAAGAGAAGATACGCCAACGTAACATGCAAGTGGAAAAGATGAAATCTGAGATGCTCAATTTGCAGACACAACTTCACAGCATGAACTCCATTGCTAATTGCAATACCACTTCACCGGACACTGAAGGCCTAAGAAGGAGGAATACTCCTCTTACTTCAAATTGGGAATCAAGGACCCCTGATAAAGGGGAAGGTTTAATTAGGAAGCAAGAGCAGATTATAAAAGAGGAATTACAATTTCCTTTGGAAGTTCATGAATTTCCTGCTGTTGTTCACATGGACAATCTAATGGGGGTGGTTTCTCCAAAGGATTCAGTGGGATCTCCTCCTTGTGAAATCAATGAGATTGAGCTAGATGTTGCGGATAGTGCAGACTTCGACTCAAATAGAAGTATCAAAGCCAAGGAAAATCCTTTAAAGTCTGCAGTACAACTACTAGGTGATGGAGTTTCCCAGGTACAGTCTATTGGAAATCAGGCAGTTAATAACCTTGTGAGCTTTTTGAACATCACTCCTGAAGATTCAGACATGAATGAGCTGTCCTCTGCTGAGGATGAGGCATATGATGAAATGGAGAGCCAGAAGAAGAGGTACGTGTCTCTGGATCGTTCATATTCTCTGCAATCTGACAAGAGTTCAGACGCTACGAGTTTGCAGATTGGAAGGATCTTCCGTTACATATGGTCCCAAATGCGGTCTAACAATGATGTTGTGTGTTACTGTTGCTTTGTGCTTGTGTTCATTTGGAACTTCAGTTTGCTTTCAATGGTGTATTTGGCAGCTCTCTTCTTGTATGCTCTATGTGTGCATACTGGCCCAAGTAGCATCTTCTGGATTATTATGCTAATTTACACGGAAATGTACATTTTAGTTCAGTATCTGTACCAAATTATCATCCAGCACTGCGGGTTAAGTATTGATTCAGACCTCCTCCAGGCATTAGGGTTCCCTGACCCTGCACATAAAATCACATCATCTTTTGTTGTCAATGCAGTGCCTCTTTTTCTGGTCTACTTTTTTACTCTCTTACAGAGCTCTATAACTGCAAAAGATAGTGAATGGATGCCCTCTACAGACTTCATTTCTCGCAGGAGGGATGCTCTCTACAGGAAAGAGGTTCTGGTGAATTATAGTTGGAGTAAGAAGGCACAAGAGCTGCTTcaacaaatgataaatatgGTGAAATTGATAATAAGAAGGTTCTTCAGGTACTGGAAATCACTGACACGGGGAGCAGAATCTCCTCCTTACTTTGTTCAGTTGTCCATGGATGTTAACTTGTGGCCAGAAGATGGGATTCAGCCAGAGAAGATCGAGTCTGGAATAAACCAAGTGCTTAAAATTGTTCATGATGAGCGATGCAAGGAAAAAAACCCTAGCGATTGCCCTTTCGCTAGTAGGGTTAACATTCAGAGCATTGAGAGAAGTCAGGAAAAACCAAACATTGCGTTGGTTGTTTTGGAGGTAGTGTATGCCTCACCTTTGACTGGATGTGCTTCAGCAGAATGGTACAAATCACTTACTCCCGCAGCTGATGTTGCAAAAGAAATTCGTAAAGCACAAAGTCTTGGGCTTTTTGAACAATTGAGATTTCCTTACCCACTACTCTCTATAATTGGGGGAGGCAAAAGAGAAATTGATCTTTATGCCTACATTTTTGGAGCTGATTTGACTGTGTTTTTTCTAGTTGCCATCTTTTACCAATCCATCATAAAACATAATAGTGAGCTTCTTGATGTTTATCAGCTTGAAGACCAGTTTCCCAAGGagtttgtatttatattaatg ATCATCTTCTTTCTGATTGTTCTTGATCGCATAATTTACCTTTGTTCATTCGCCGTAGGAAAAGTGATTTTCTACCTTTTCAACCTCATTCTCTTTACATATTCAGTCATTGAGTATGCTTGGAATATGGAGGCTTCACACCAACGTGCGGGAGAGTTTGCTCTTCGTGCAATATTTCTCGCAAAAGCGGTTTCTTTATCATTACAGGCAATACAGATTCGTTATGGGATTCCTCACAAAAGCACCTTGTATCGGCAGTTCTTGACAAGTGAAGTTTCacgaattaattattttggctATAGATTATACCGTGCCCTACCATTCCTATATGAGTTACGATGTGTACTTGATTGGTCATGCACATCCACATCTTTGACCATGTATGATTGGCTGAAG CTGGAGGACATAAATGCAAGTCTGTACCTTGTCAAATGCGATGCAGTGTTGAATAGAGCTAAGAACAAACAAGGAGAGAAGCAAACGATAATGACCAAATGTTGCAATGGGATATGTTTGTTCTTTGTGTTAATCTGCGTTATCTGGGCTCCGATGCTG ATGTATAGCAGTGGTAATCCAACGAACATTGCAAACCCCATAAAAGATGCAAGTGttcaaattgatattaatacaAGGGGTGGAAAGTTGACATTATATCATACTACTCTCTGTGAAAAAATCCCATGGGATGTGCTCGACTCTGATGTTAATCTTGGTCAAGGGTTTTTGGAGACATACAATACACATGATATTCAGTTGATATGCTGTCAACCAGATGCAAGTGTTTTGTGGCTTGTTCCTGGTTTAGTTCAGACCAGATTCATTCACTCCTTAGGCTGGCACATGGGCATGGATATTAGATTTACTTGGGTACTTACAAGAGATCGACCAAAAGGCAAGGAAGTAGTGAAATATGAAAATCATGTAGATCCTCTTGATCTTCCAAAACCATCAGATGTCATAAGTGTGCTTAATGGTTCTACTAACAGCTTCAgggtgaaaaatatttatccaaGATACTTCCGTGTCACTGCTTCTGGTGATGTCAGACCTTTTGAACAAGAG GTATATGCAGTTAGTGCGGATCTCGTTATGAATCGTGCTGATTCTGAGTGGTGGTCCTTCCATAATATCAATGCATCTGACATAAAAGGTTGTGAAGGTCTTTCAGGACCAATGGCGATTATAGTCTCTGAGGAAACACCACCAC AGGGTATTCTTGGTGACACTCTAAGCAAGTTCAGCATTTGGGGTCTCTACATAACCTTTGTGCTCGCGGTTGGTCGCTTTATCAGACTTCAGTGCTCCGACTTAAGAATGAGAATTCCTTTTGAGAACCTACCTTCTTGTGACAG GTTGATAGCCATATGTGAGGATATATACTCAGCTAGAGCAGAGGGTGAGCATGAAGTTGAGGAGGTCCTTTATTGGACCCTTGTAAAAATTTATCGGTCACCACACATGCTGCTCGAGTTCACAAAGCCAGACTAG